One window of Elaeis guineensis isolate ETL-2024a chromosome 11, EG11, whole genome shotgun sequence genomic DNA carries:
- the LOC105054363 gene encoding cytochrome P450 704C1-like, giving the protein MHPPPLPATIQSVVSSLPFRRAMDFSSDLVSLSATTALGLLVLYCVWRIFHRGSNHKKRYPPVAGTVFHQFLNFRRLHDYHTELSRKHKTFRLLAPFRQQIYTSDPTVIEYILKTNFPNYGKGLFNYQIINDLFGDGIFAVDGDRWRHQRKLASYEFSTKVLRDFSGAVFKSNAVKLAHTISKSVIANKKLDIQDLLMKSTMDSIFKVGFGMDLDCLQDSHDGSIFANAFDDSSEFIMLRLVNVFWKIMKLLNIGSEAMLKERIKVVDDFIYKVIDKRVEQCSNGRNDLAKKEDILSRFLEESKKDPQNMTHQYLRDIVLNFLIAGKDTTAGTLSWFFYVLCKNPSIQEKISQEVKEVTEANEDATFDDFAKSITDESLNKMHYLHAALTETLRLYPAVPLDNKVCFSDDVLPNGFNVRKGDIVFYQPYAMGRMEYLWGKDAECFRPERWLDDNGIFQAESPYKFTAFQAGPRICLGKEFAYRQMKIFAAFLLRFFVFKLSNEKTVANYRTTITLHIDQGLHLHAFLRFNT; this is encoded by the exons ATGCATCCCCCTCCGTTGCCAGCAACCATCCAATCCGTCGTCTCTTCACTACCCTTTAGAAGAGCCATGGATTTTTCTTCCGATCTTGTATCTCTCTCCGCCACAACTGCCCTCGGGCTGCTCGTACTGTATTGTGTCTGGAGAATCTTCCATAGAGGCAGCAACCATAAGAAGAGATACCCTCCGGTCGCTGGCACCGTCTTCCATCAGTTCCTTAACTTCCGCCGGCTCCATGACTACCACACCGAGCTTTCTCGCAAGCACAAGACCTTCAGGCTCCTTGCCCCTTTCCGCCAGCAGATCTACACCTCGGATCCAACGGTCATTGAGTACATCCTCAAGACCAACTTCCCAAACTATGGCAAG GGATTGTTTAACTATCAAATTATAAACGATCTATTTGGAGATGGAATCTTTGCAGTAGATGGTGATAGATGGCGTCACCAACGAAAGCTTGCAAGCTATGAATTCTCAACAAAAGTTTTAAGAGACTTTAGTGGTGCCGTTTTCAAAAGTAATGCTGTAAAGCTTGCTCATACAATTTCTAAAAGTGTGATCGCTAACAAAAAATTGGATATTCAA GACTTGTTGATGAAGTCAACAATGGACTCCATATTTAAAGTAGGGTTTGGGATGGATCTCGACTGCTTGCAAGATTCTCATGATGGAAGCATATTTGCAAATGCATTTGATGATTCGAGCGAGTTCATTATGCTACGTCTCGTTAATGTCTTTTGGAAGATCATGAAGCTTTTGAACATAGGTTCTGAAGCGATGCTCAAGGAAAGAATCAAAGTGGTCGATGATTTCATATACAAGGTGATCGATAAGCGAGTTGAACAATGTTCAAATGGAAGAAATGATTTA GCGAAGAAAGAAGATATCCTATCAAGGTTTTTGGAGGAGAGCAAGAAGGATCCGCAAAATATGACCCATCAGTATTTAAGAGATATAGTACTGAATTTTCTGATCGCTGGTAAAGATACCACAGCAGGCACTCTATCTTGGTTCTTCTATGTTCTTTGCAAAAATCCTTCAATTCAAGAAAAGATATCTCAAGAAGTCAAGGAAGTAACTGAAGCTAATGAAGATGCAACCTTCGATGATTTCGCCAAAAGTATTACTGATGAATCTCTTAACAAGATGCACTACCTTCATGCTGCACTCACGGAAACGTTAAGACTGTATCCTGCAGTTCCGTTA GATAACAAGGTTTGCTTTTCAGATGACGTTCTTCCTAATGGCTTTAATGTGAGGAAAGGGGACATCGTGTTTTATCAACCTTACGCAATGGGTAGAATGGAATACTTATGGGGTAAGGATGCCGAGTGTTTTCGACCAGAAAGGTGGCTCGACGACAATGGAATTTTCCAAGCTGAAAGTCCTTATAAGTTCACAGCCTTCCAG GCTGGTCCAAGGATTTGTTTGGGAAAGGAGTTCGCTTACAGACAGATGAAGATATTTGCAGCTTTCCTCCTCCGCTTCTTTGTGTTCAAGCTTAGTAACGAGAAGACGGTTGCCAATTATAGAACCACCATAACCCTTCATATTGATCAGGGTCTCCATCTTCATGCTTTTTTAAGATTTAATACATAG